One Helicoverpa armigera isolate CAAS_96S chromosome 12, ASM3070526v1, whole genome shotgun sequence DNA window includes the following coding sequences:
- the LOC110382293 gene encoding zinc finger protein 892, which translates to MMRTYTRKRPNHQLIEDVHELCRLCLNKTMEAMPIFSEDSENICATLALRIMICVGLEMKRDEYLPNIICTDCYDQLNKYYAFRKKCEVTYQKLKSHVLAVKEKEYKHKIKEEADNKMKLEQVENEEELKYVVTFDKEQYPDVNGLNLNGVAQMNHFTEKLPELSKIELLETKDNDQTEEEVPSDPDITTFLSTMLVELGILTPGDNGLIYSNQNIKSLELETGDGSSIVMELVEEDDAQEQIVSAENQIEASSLTQVTQEQVTDQVEANNTKKVEDTFKENECIIKYVTSNAPIKKDKSDKKCAWCSECGRRLASRSALTRHLRTHSGERPYACHICGRTFAQKEVMVRHLLVHGEQRPFACSVCDKSFTQRGALAAHARQHAPPAARPLALHRCDRCPKVFLYASGLSRHMMMHNGRVYVCGACERQFKDKSSLLRHLKNANHAPRATAPT; encoded by the exons ATGATGAGAACCTACACTCGCAAGCGTCCGAACCACCAGTTGATAGAGGATGTGCACGAGCTGTGCAGACTGTGCCTGAACAAGACCATGGAAGCTATGCCAATATTCTCAGAAGACTCTGAGAATATCTGTGCAACATTGGCACTGAGGATCATGATCTGTGTGGGACTGGAG ATGAAAAGAGATGAATACTTACCAAACATAATCTGTACAGACTGTTACGACCAGCTCAACAAATATTATGCATTCAGGAAGAAATGTGAGGTGACGTACCAAAAGCTGAAGTCTCACGTATTAGCCGTAAAGGaaaaagaatacaaacataaaatcaaaGAAGAAGCTGATAATAAAATGAAGTTAGAACAAGTGGAGAATGAGGAAGAATTAAAGTATGTTGTCACATTCGATAAGGAGCAGTATCCAGATGTGAACGGTTTGAATCTGAATGGAGTAGCACAGATGAATCATTTTACTGAG AAATTACCAGAGCTTTCGAAAATTGAGTTGCTAGAAACTAAGGATAATGAT CAAACAGAAGAAGAAGTGCCATCAGACCCTGACATAACAACATTCCTATCTACAATGCTTGTGGAGCTCGGCATACTGACACCCGGAGACAATGGACTGATCTACTCTAATCAGAATATAAAGTCATTGGAATTGGAGACAGGGGACGGTAGCAGTATTGTGATGGAACTGGTGGAGGAAGATGATGCTCAGGAACAAATTGTG AGTGCAGAGAATCAAATAGAAGCAAGTAGCCTCACACAGGTAACACAGGAACAAGTAACGGATCAGGTAGAAGCTAACAATACTAAGAAAGTTGAAGACACATTCAAAGAAAATGAGTGTATCATAAAGTATGTTACGTCAAATGCTCCAATCAAGAAAGATAAATCAGACAAAAAGTG TGCATGGTGCTCGGAGTGCGGGCGTCGCCTGGCCAGCCGCAGCGCGCTGACGCGGCACCTGCGCACACACTCGGGCGAGCGGCCCTACGCCTGCCACATCTGCGGGAGGACCTTCGCGCAGAAGGAGGTCATGGTCAGGCATCTGCTCGTGCATGGAG AGCAGCGTCCATTCGCGTGCTCTGTATGTGACAAGAGCTTCACCCAGCGCGGCGCCCTCGCGGCGCACGCGCGGCAgcacgcgccgcccgccgcacGACCGCTCGCGCTGCATCGCTGTGATAGGTGTCCCAAGGTCTTCCTCTATGCATCCG GTCTGAGTCGTCACATGATGATGCACAACGGCCGTGTGTATGTGTGCGGCGCGTGCGAGCGACAGTTCAAAGACAAGAGCTCCCTGCTGCGACACCTCAAGAACGCCAACCACGCGCCGCGAGCCACCGCGCCTACCTGA
- the LOC126054205 gene encoding uncharacterized protein LOC126054205 produces MNRPIPPFKENAMTKFLDELNTIFFLVGLTDLWISEVKFSKRFIKIYKKINYVMDFLCLFFVVFLLGSYFTQKDLTEKLANDRLMFSIILPGNLVFYYISVYYKEEIRNLLYHLTVVLKEQHNDTRLEREMIRNIRVFSITLNSIAFVVDTSYGFGALYEVVTKGENFNTIVPVWPDVHDNSSLAGAMRVFFYFCWLNPIATRVLTTFSLLLTEMVAVCYQFRNLQSYFYSLDDIFSDDTLSQKEKEIKYEEGFKIGIRMHIMTLWCKKLHQHVNKEILAIEMVLFFAMLMSELTTLLGGERNASQLCMMFLISVSTCISLGFFMWNGGDITIEASKISEAMYSSGWQHCRGHSSVRMRKLVTFAIKQAQDPVVYKTLGVVDLSHTSYVTLVKMPYSAVSVLY; encoded by the exons ATGAATAGACCGATACCACCTTTTAAAGAGAACGCAATGACGAAATTTCTAGACGAATTAAACACAATATTCTTTCTAGTCGGATTAACAGACCTCTGGATATCAGAAGTTAAATTTTCCAAAAGATTcattaaaatctacaaaaagATCAACTACGTGAtggattttttgtgtttattcttCGTTGTTTTTCTGCTCGGGTCTTATTTTACTCAAAAGGACTTGACGGAGAAGTTGGCGAATGATCGGTTGATGTTCAGCATCATACTGCCGGGCAACCTGGTCTTCTATTACATCTCTGTATATTACAAGGAGGAGATCAGGAACCTCCTGTATCATCTCACAGTGGTGCTGAAGGAACAACACAATGACACGAGATTGGAACGGGAGATGATCAGGAACATTAGAGTGTTCTCTATCACGTTGAATAGTATTGCGTTCGTTGTGGATACTTCTTATGGGTTTGGAGCTCTTTATGAGGTCGTTACTAAAG GAGAAAATTTCAACACCATCGTCCCAGTGTGGCCTGATGTCCACGACAACTCCTCGTTAGCTGGTGCCATGAGGGTGTTCTTCTACTTCTGCTGGCTGAACCCCATCGCCACCAGGGTCCTCACCACCTTCTCATTACTCCTCACTGAAATGGTGGCTGTATGCTACCAGTTCAGGAACTTACAGAGCTATTTCTATAGTCTTGACGATATATTCAGTGATGACACATTGAGTCAGAAGgagaaggaaataaaatatgaagaagGATTTAAAATTGGTATAAGGATGCATATTATGACGTTGTG GTGTAAGAAGCTGCACCAACACGTCAATAAGGAAATCTTGGCCATCGAAATGGTTTTGTTCTTTGCGATGCTGATGTCAGAACTAACTACCTTACTA GGCGGAGAGCGTAATGCATCACAACTGTGCATGATGTTCTTGATTTCGGTATCGACATGTATAAGTTTGGGATTTTTCATGTGGAATGGTGGCGATATTACTATAGAG GCTTCGAAGATATCAGAAGCGATGTATAGTTCGGGTTGGCAGCATTGCCGGGGGCATTCGTCTGTCCGAATGAGGAAGCTCGTCACCTTCGCGATAAAACAGGCTCAG GATCCGGTGGTGTACAAAACTTTAGGAGTCGTGGATCTTTCTCACACTTCATACGTAACG CTCGTAAAGATGCCGTACAGTGCTGTTTCGgtgttatattga
- the LOC110382135 gene encoding uncharacterized protein LOC110382135 produces the protein MNCFKNKNKVEVLMTPLVYTETDTTRMIEKYNKFWFLCCCPDFWVNKVDFSDTFTKIYRPAMMAIHVIMVIFCFSCTLSLWTQKNLSESQQSDRLAYGASAPIITIFYHFVILCYKDDVRKVLYKLVVVLKVDHNDKQAEREMMEQSRLHNGLFFSSCVCNMVFVGLYNCYLAVTTDATFITCISAWPDIEERSLPAGLTRVVVYFVWFAHVVRNMGVFLIIHTVLLCLTQQYKNLQSYFEDLNKIFDETKLSQEEKELKYEIKFKRGIEQHALTLWCVDETQRVFKITFSSHVLLWCGLLISILPDVMNNDDHTLKMLVSNAPRVAAALVGLGYFMWPAGDMSVEASNLPQAMYGSGWQCCYHRSSRVRKLVVLAMMQAQRQIEMKAFGHLTFSYETYVAIVKMSYSLFSVFY, from the exons ATGAAttgctttaaaaacaaaaataaagtggAGGTGTTGATGACGCCCCTGGTGTACACAGAAACAGATACAACCAGAATGATCGAGAAGTACAACAAGTTCTGGTTCCTGTGCTGCTGCCCAGACTTCTGGGTCAACAAAGTGGACTTCTCCGATACCTTCACAAAGATATACCGACCAGCCATGATGGCAATACATGTGATCATGGTCATATTCTGTTTCTCTTGTACCCTATCTTTGTGGACACAGAAGAATCTATCTGAGAGCCAGCAATCCGATAGACTGGCGTACGGGGCATCTGCTCCCATCATCACCATTTTCTATCATTTCGTGATCCTGTGTTACAAGGATGACGTTAGAAAGGTCCTGTATAAACTGGTGGTAGTTCTGAAAGTGGACCACAATGATAAACAGGCTGAAAGGGAGATGATGGAGCAGTCTCGGTTGCACAACGGATTATTTTTCTCGTCGTGTGTTTGCAATATGGTTTTTGTTGGGCTGTATAATTGTTATCTGGCTGTCACTACGG ACGCGACGTTCATCACATGCATCTCAGCATGGCCAGACATCGAGGAGCGGTCACTCCCCGCAGGCCTGACCAGGGTGGTGGTGTACTTCGTGTGGTTCGCCCACGTGGTCCGCAACATGGGCGTCTTCCTCATCATCCACACGGTTCTGCTGTGCCTCACGCAGCAGTACAAGAACCTGCAAAGTTACTTTGAAGACCTGAATAAGATTTTTGATGAGACGAAGTTGAGTCAGGAGGAGAAGGAATTGAAGTATGAGATCAAGTTTAAGAGGGGGATTGAACAGCATGCTCTAACGTTGTG GTGTGTGGATGAGACGCAGCGCGTTTTCAAAATAACGTTTAGTTCTCACGTGCTGCTCTGGTGTGGACTCCTTATCTCTATCCTTCCAGATGTTATG AACAATGATGATCATACCCTGAAGATGTTGGTTTCGAACGCTCCCCGTGTGGCTGCTGCACTGGTCGGCCTCGGCTACTTTATGTGGCCCGCCGGAGACATGTCTGTTGAG GCTTCTAATCTGCCACAAGCTATGTATGGGTCTGGCTGGCAATGCTGTTATCACCGCTCGTCTCGAGTCAGGAAGCTGGTCGTGTTAGCCATGATGCAAGCTCAG AGACAGATAGAAATGAAAGCTTTCGGTCATCTTACATTCTCCTACGAAACTTACGTGGCG attgTCAAGATGTCATATTCCCTTTTCTcagtattttattga
- the LOC110381818 gene encoding uncharacterized protein LOC110381818: METTTYTRSRTTDFFYKTNFLIFIFGQPNFWIEDLKLSKTFVKFYYYFSIFNDILIWLLILFEYGSFFTQNNLSEKQKSDLIIFAISHPMLCLFSVMMSRLKKKIRLVIYSLAVGLKREYNDPEVEKQMIASSLTYLSALLISCLSAMVMFVVKACLDIVRHGGTFTTIITAYPDVKDKSVLADVVRVFCYIVWWIMVTRVFAVFILLITLTTCLGYQFKNLQSYFSSLADIFERKDLNQTEKEDKYEAGLKVGIKLHSESLKCAKEIQAVCRGVFSGQIIFNVLLLTVLLYQMANSERTLVNIFATVATASAVLISTGFYMCNAGDVTVEASRLPTAIYFSGWHHCRGPAAVRLRKLVVVAMAHSQRPVVLKGLGQSSFAFEILTMETTTYTRSKTTDFFYKMNFAIYIFGLPNFWIEDLKLSKRFVKIYDKISLFNDLLVYLLLVMEFGAFFTQHNLTDKQKFNLMVFAISHPLLCSFCVMVSKLKKKVRLVMYSQAVALKRDYNDPEVEKQMIARSLTYVLAFMSSCTITMIMFAIEAIWDVIRHGATFTTLITAYPDVQDRSVLADVVRVLAFVTWWIFLTKMVAVYMLVIPLTISLRYQFKNLQSYFLSLADLFERSDLSQKEKEEKYEAGLKLGIKLHSETLSCAEDTQDVCRGVFSGQIIFNILLLIVLMAQMVTSERTFVNMFGTVATSCTVITSTGFFMWNAGDVTVEASNLPTAIYFSGWQHCQQESSMRVRRLVVTCMSHAQQPVIFKGLGYIELSYQSFITIVKSSYSVFSVLY; encoded by the exons ATGGAGACTACAACGTACACACGAAGCAGGACCACAgactttttctacaaaactaactttttaattttcatattcgGTCAACCCAACTTTTGGATAGAAGATCTAAAGTTATCCAAAACATTTGTTAagttctattattatttttcaattttcaatgatATCTTAATATGGCTGCTTATCCTCTTCGAATATGGATCATTCTTCACGCAAAATAATTTGAGTGAGAAACAGAAATCGGACCTGATCATTTTTGCGATATCCCATCCGATGTTGTGTTTGTTTAGCGTGATGATGTCGAGACTCAAGAAGAAGATAAGGCTGGTGATATACAGCCTGGCGGTAGGGTTGAAGAGGGAGTACAATGACCCCGAGGTAGAGAAGCAAATGATTGCAAGTTCCCTAACTTATCTGTCTGCTTTGTTGATCAGCTGTCTGAGTGCTATGGTCATGTTTGTGGTTAAAGCTTGTCTGGACATCGTGAGACACG GAGGTACCTTCACGACAATAATTACTGCATACCCGGACGTGAAGGATAAGTCCGTCCTGGCTGATGTAGTCAGAGTTTTCTGCTACATAGTGTGGTGGATTATGGTCACCAGAGTGTTTGCGGTGTTCATTCTGCTGATCACTCTGACCACTTGCCTCGGCTATCAGTTCAAGAACCTGCAGAGCTACTTCTCCAGTTTAGCCGATATATTTGAGAGAAAAGATTTGAATCAAACGGAGAAAGAAGATAAGTATGAGGCAGGTTTAAAAGTTGGGATTAAACTTCATTCGGAATCGTTGAA GTGTGCCAAGGAAATACAAGCCGTGTGTCGTGGCGTTTTCAGCGGTCAGATCATTTTCAACGTTCTTCTTTTGACTGTACTACTATACCAGATGGCC aaTTCGGAGCGCACGCTGGTGAACATATTCGCGACGGTGGCAACAGCCAGCGCCGTGCTCATCAGCACTGGCTTCTACATGTGCAATGCTGGCGACGTCACCGTTGAG GCTTCTCGACTTCCGACAGCGATATACTTCTCTGGCTGGCATCACTGCCGGGGGCCGGCTGCGGTGCGCCTGCGCAAGCTAGTTGTTGTCGCCATGGCACATTCCCAA CGGCCCGTTGTGCTCAAAGGCCTTGG ACAAAGCTCATTCGCTTTTGAAATTCTAACAATGGAGACCACCACGTACACACGTAGCAAGACCACAGACTTCTTCTACAAAATGAACTTCGCAATCTACATATTTGGTCTGCCTAATTTCTGGATAGAGGATCTAAAATTATCCAAAAGATTTGTCAAAATCTACGACAAGATTTCACTTTTCAACGATTTGTTGGTATATCTGCTTCTGGTGATGGAGTTTGGTGCATTCTTCACACAACATAATTTAACGGACAAGCAGAAGTTTAACTTGATGGTTTTTGCGATATCCCATCCGTTGCTGTGCTCGTTTTGCGTGATGGTGTCGAAGCTCAAGAAGAAGGTGAGGCTGGTGATGTACAGCCAGGCGGTGGCATTGAAGAGGGACTACAATGACCCTGAAGTGGAGAAGCAGATGATCGCGCGATCCCTCACCTACGTGCTCGCTTTCATGTCCAGCTGTACCATAACGATGATCATGTTTGCCATCGAAGCTATTTGGGACGTCATACGACATG gTGCGACGTTTACCACTTTAATAACTGCTTACCCAGATGTTCAGGACAGATCTGTCTTAGCTGACGTAGTCAGAGTACTGGCCTTTGTAACCTGGTGGATCTTCTTGACCAAAATGGTTGCAGTGTACATGCTGGTCATACCCTTGACTATAAGCCTCCGTTATCAATTCAAAAACCTGCAGAGCTACTTCCTCAGCCTGGCTGATTTATTTGAGAGAAGTGATTTAAGCCAGAAGGAGAAAGAAGAGAAATATGAGGCAGGTTTAAAACTTGGGATTAAACTCCACTCGGAGACATTGAG ttgtgCTGAGGATACACAAGATGTGTGTCGAGGAGTCTTCAGCGGACAGATCATCTTCAACATCTTGCTATTGATTGTATTAATGGCGCAGATGGTC ACTTCGGAGCGCACGTTTGTGAACATGTTCGGAACGGTGGCGACGTCTTGCACCGTCATCACCAGCACCGGCTTCTTCATGTGGAACGCCGGGGACGTCACTGTTGAG GCTTCGAATCTGCCGACAGCAATATACTTCTCCGGTTGGCAGCACTGCCAGCAAGAGTCCTCTATGCGTGTGCGACGATTAGTTGTTACATGCATGTCGCATGCCCAG CAGCCTGTGATCTTCAAGGGTCTTGGATACATAGAACTTTCATACCAATCGTTTATCACG atcgTGAAGTCATCGTACTCCGTCTTTTCTGTGCTGTATTAG